In Fundidesulfovibrio soli, the following proteins share a genomic window:
- a CDS encoding glycosyltransferase, whose protein sequence is MPETLFSIIIPFKEPGVLVEECLSHIFELREQRFEVILLPDAPMPEDEVKGVYAHPSVTILPTGAVSPAIKRDMGAEAAKGTYLAFIDDDAYPDSTWLTVALLAFEREPDVVAVGGPAQTPPSDPFWARASGAVFLSRLSGGFPQRYLPLPPRRDVEDWPTVNLMVRREAFLAVGGFDNEFWPGEDTKLCMDLTQRAGGRILYLPEMLVWHHRRSGLCKHLKQIGNYGAHRGFFARNFPGNSRRLAYFLPSLWLLFLALGFVMLPDCLYALGIKVYLFTQFIAVLDILRREPLDVTLASIPYILLTHLWYGWRFLRGWFTKDLKSTLGR, encoded by the coding sequence CTTCGAGGTGATCCTGCTGCCCGACGCCCCCATGCCCGAGGACGAGGTCAAGGGCGTCTACGCGCACCCCTCCGTGACCATCCTGCCCACCGGCGCGGTGAGCCCGGCCATCAAGCGCGACATGGGCGCGGAGGCCGCCAAGGGGACGTATCTGGCCTTCATCGACGACGACGCCTATCCCGACTCCACCTGGCTCACCGTAGCCCTGCTGGCCTTCGAGCGCGAACCGGACGTGGTGGCCGTGGGCGGCCCCGCGCAGACCCCGCCCTCCGACCCTTTCTGGGCCAGGGCCTCGGGCGCGGTGTTCCTCTCCCGGCTTTCTGGCGGCTTCCCGCAGCGCTACCTGCCCCTGCCCCCGCGCCGCGACGTGGAGGACTGGCCCACCGTGAACCTCATGGTGCGCCGCGAGGCCTTTTTGGCCGTGGGCGGCTTCGACAATGAATTCTGGCCCGGCGAAGACACCAAGCTCTGCATGGACCTGACCCAGCGCGCCGGCGGGCGCATCCTGTACCTGCCGGAGATGCTCGTGTGGCACCACCGTCGCTCCGGGCTGTGCAAGCACCTCAAGCAGATCGGCAACTACGGCGCGCACCGCGGCTTCTTCGCCCGCAACTTCCCGGGCAACTCCAGGCGGCTGGCCTACTTCCTCCCTTCGCTGTGGCTGCTCTTCCTGGCGCTCGGCTTCGTCATGCTGCCCGACTGCCTGTATGCGCTGGGCATCAAAGTGTATCTGTTCACCCAGTTCATCGCCGTGCTGGACATCCTGCGCCGCGAGCCCCTGGACGTGACCCTGGCTTCCATACCCTACATCCTGCTCACGCACCTCTGGTACGGCTGGCGCTTCCTGCGCGGCTGGTTCACCAAGGACCTCAAGAGCACCCTCGGCAGATAA